A window of the Acidobacteriota bacterium genome harbors these coding sequences:
- a CDS encoding efflux RND transporter periplasmic adaptor subunit yields MKLRLLVPFTVLAIAVVAAIFLSNPPAVPARTLGPDSGVTRVRVAPVEATESRRAIHLSGTTRAERRARVAFETAGRLLERRVDLGDRFSRGDLLARLDPAPFDLAVRAAEASLTEADERLAQLRRDRTRSEELVAAGAATREELEQVTASSASLEASRAAAEARLDEARRQQREAVLRAPFTGIVSQVEIEPGERAVPGRTVLELSGDGAIELEAEAPETLLPHLLPDTDVAVELPLQRRRVEGRVTSVGTASNASGLFPVRVSMAAAPGVLPGVTAELIVEAASPEALTVPLAAVIDPSGGNPSLFRVRGETAERITLEVDGLIADRAVIVASQPPLAAGDVVIIAGQATLRAGEAVEVAGTAQAEVMP; encoded by the coding sequence ATGAAACTGCGTCTTTTGGTGCCCTTCACCGTTCTCGCCATCGCCGTCGTCGCTGCCATCTTCCTGTCCAACCCGCCAGCGGTGCCGGCCCGCACCCTCGGTCCCGATAGTGGCGTCACCCGCGTTCGGGTCGCGCCGGTGGAAGCGACCGAGAGCCGCCGGGCGATTCATCTCTCGGGCACCACCCGCGCCGAGCGCCGCGCCCGAGTCGCCTTCGAAACCGCCGGCCGGTTGCTCGAGCGCCGCGTCGACCTGGGGGACCGCTTCTCCCGTGGCGACCTGCTGGCGCGACTCGACCCGGCACCCTTCGACCTCGCGGTGCGCGCCGCCGAAGCCTCCCTGACGGAGGCCGACGAGCGGCTGGCCCAGCTGCGGCGGGACCGCACTCGTAGCGAAGAGCTGGTCGCCGCCGGCGCCGCCACCCGTGAAGAACTCGAGCAGGTGACCGCCTCGTCGGCGTCCCTCGAGGCCAGCCGTGCCGCTGCCGAAGCGCGCCTCGACGAGGCCCGTCGGCAGCAGCGCGAGGCGGTGCTGCGGGCCCCCTTCACGGGCATCGTGAGCCAGGTGGAGATCGAGCCCGGCGAGCGCGCCGTTCCCGGCCGGACGGTGCTCGAGCTGAGCGGCGACGGCGCCATCGAGCTCGAAGCCGAAGCCCCCGAGACCCTGTTGCCGCATCTGCTGCCGGACACCGACGTCGCCGTCGAGCTGCCGCTGCAGCGACGCCGGGTGGAGGGCCGGGTGACCTCCGTCGGCACGGCGAGCAACGCCAGCGGCCTGTTCCCGGTGCGCGTCTCCATGGCGGCGGCTCCCGGAGTGCTGCCGGGGGTTACCGCCGAGCTGATCGTCGAAGCGGCGTCGCCGGAGGCCCTGACCGTTCCCCTGGCGGCGGTGATCGACCCCAGCGGCGGCAACCCCTCCCTGTTCCGGGTCCGCGGTGAGACGGCCGAGCGCATCACCCTCGAGGTCGACGGCCTGATCGCGGATCGCGCCGTCATCGTCGCCTCGCAGCCGCCGCTCGCCGCCGGCGATGTGGTGATCATCGCCGGCCAGGCGACGCTGCGGGCTGGCGAAGCCGTCGAGGTGGCCGGCACCGCGCAGGCCGAGGTGATGCCGTGA